The Porites lutea chromosome 11, jaPorLute2.1, whole genome shotgun sequence genome contains the following window.
TCATGTACATGCTCTTAATTGCAACATGATGAATAACTCAAGCTCTTGCCACAATACTTGCACTCATAcagcatttttcttgtgttGACTAGTTCATGTTGATTGCAATCTTATGACTTATGCGAAAACGTCTTTTACAATACTTCCACTGATTAATAGGTTTCACTACTGTGTGGGTACATTCATGCTCTGCACAATGTCATGGCTGTGTAAAGCCCTTATTGCAAAAGTTACACTGATAATATTTCTCTTGTGTGTGTAAGTTCATGCTTCTTGCAATGTGATGACTGTGTGAAGCACTTATCACAAAACTTACACTGATAAGGCTTCACTCCTGTATGGGTATGTTCATGGCGCTTGCAAGATGTTAAGTACGTAAAGCACTTATTGCAATACTTGCATGGATAAAATTTCTCTCCTGTATGGGTACGTTCATGCATTGTGCAATTTGATGACTGACTAAAGCACTTATTACAATACTTGCACTGATGCGGTTTCACTCCTGTGTGGGTAAGTTCATGCTgcttacaatttgatgactttGTGAAGCATTTATCACAAAACTTGCACTGATAAGATTTTTCTCCTGTGTGGGCATGTTCATGGTCCTTGCAATGTGATAACTGTGTAAAGCACTTATTACAGTACTTGCATGTATAAGATTTCACTCCTGTATGGGTACGTTCATGCGCCGTGCAACTTGATGACTGGCGAAAGTACTTATTACAATACCTGCACTGATATGGTTTCACTCCAGTATGTATACGTTCATGCTCCTCGCAATGTGATGGATAACTGAAGCACTTATCACAATGCTTGCACTGATAAGGCTTTATCCCTGAGTGTGTACGTTCATGGCGCTTGCAATTTGATGACTTTGTGAAGCACTTATCACAATATTTGCACTGATAAGATTTTACTCCTGGACAAGTGTGGGTACGCTCATGGTACGTGCAATTTGATGACTGGCTAAAGCACTTATTACAATACTTGCACTGATACGGTTTCACTCCTGTATGTACACGCTCATGCTCCTTGCAAAGTGATGAAGTACTGAAGCACTTATTACAGTACTTGCACTGATAAGGTTTCTCTCCTGTGTGGATACGTTCATGCTGCTTGCAATATGATGACTGTGTAAAGCATTTATCGCAATGCTTGCACTGATAAGGTTTCACTCCTGTGTGGGTTTGTTCATGCTGCTTGCAATTTGCTGACAAGCTAAAGCACTTGTCACAATACTTGCATTTCATAACCTTTGGTAGCATTAGACTGCTTAATCTTGATGGCTCCTCACTTTTGGACATTGTATGTTgttctcttttaaaaaatatcacttTAGAAccctgaaaatgaaaatttttacaTTTAGAAaatctttacttatttttattactattactttTATCTTGCCACCTTGTGAtgttacaaataataaagaagaAGGAATTATGAGAAAATGGCAAAAGACACCATGGCAAGAGACACCAGGAGGCTTATGCAAAAAGGGCGTTCTCTACTAAATTACAAAAAGCACTGAAAAATAATAGTTGAACAGCCAAGGCAGAGTAACAATATGCAGTAAtaaggttttaaagaaaaaaattgaacgaaaaaaaaagacacaatacaaaggcaaaaaaagagCAAAGCCAGGCTGATGAAGAGAAAAGAACAAGTTAAGTGAGAAtatgttttttcaatttgttcaTAAAGTTGATACACTAACTGAGCTTTGAATGTCTAGG
Protein-coding sequences here:
- the LOC140951895 gene encoding uncharacterized protein, which encodes MSKSEEPSRLSSLMLPKVMKCKYCDKCFSLSANCKQHEQTHTGVKPYQCKHCDKCFTQSSYCKQHERIHTGEKPYQCKYCNKCFSTSSLCKEHERVHTGVKPYQCKYCNKCFSQSSNCTYHERTHTCPGVKSYQCKYCDKCFTKSSNCKRHERTHSGIKPYQCKHCDKCFSYPSHCEEHERIHTGVKPYQCRYCNKYFRQSSSCTAHERTHTGVKSYTCKYCNKCFTQLSHCKDHEHAHTGEKSYQCKFCDKCFTKSSNCKQHELTHTGVKPHQCKYCNKCFSQSSNCTMHERTHTGEKFYPCKYCNKCFTYLTSCKRHEHTHTGVKPYQCKFCDKCFTQSSHCKKHELTHTREILSV